One Paenibacillus riograndensis SBR5 DNA segment encodes these proteins:
- a CDS encoding YkvI family membrane protein, which translates to MKSHVRTLQIAFTYIGTIVGAGFATGQEILRFFTRYGHWAVLTILFSTVLFIWLGTKMMIIARRVQAESYEDFNRHLFGERAGRSISLFTMIILVGVNSIMLAGAGAIFQEHLGMPYQAGLLLTILGSYLLLKRGISGILQINSLVVPLMLTLSLIIIFNTLGVPGAERFLFLPTDHSFFGAWMSPLLYTAFNLGMAQAVLVPLARHTNDEQALLRGGILGGIGIGFLLLAAHFAMSSQMPGILQYEIPMGTIAIRLGPAVQSIYLLLIFMEIFSTFVADIYGVSIQLQQRLPVAPVLVTPLLMLICYVFSQFGFSSLLSIFYPIFGAVSLVWVIMLLRAPMSPPPRPADPPGKDGKGITIVAVKPVIRITRK; encoded by the coding sequence ATGAAATCCCATGTCCGCACACTGCAAATCGCTTTCACCTATATTGGTACTATCGTAGGCGCCGGTTTTGCTACCGGCCAGGAAATCCTCCGTTTCTTCACACGTTATGGACACTGGGCGGTGCTGACCATCCTGTTTTCCACCGTCCTGTTTATCTGGCTGGGCACCAAAATGATGATTATCGCCCGGCGCGTTCAAGCAGAGTCTTATGAGGATTTCAACCGCCATCTTTTCGGTGAACGTGCCGGGAGAAGCATCAGCCTGTTCACCATGATTATCCTGGTTGGCGTGAACAGCATTATGCTGGCCGGGGCCGGGGCTATTTTTCAGGAGCATCTCGGAATGCCCTATCAGGCAGGTCTGCTGTTGACCATTCTGGGTTCCTATCTGCTGCTGAAGCGCGGAATTTCAGGTATCCTGCAGATCAACAGCCTGGTGGTGCCGCTAATGCTTACTCTGTCGCTAATTATTATTTTTAATACACTGGGCGTGCCTGGTGCGGAACGATTTTTGTTCCTTCCGACGGATCACAGCTTCTTTGGGGCCTGGATGTCCCCCCTGCTCTATACCGCGTTCAATCTCGGAATGGCTCAAGCCGTACTGGTGCCGCTGGCCCGGCATACCAATGATGAACAAGCTCTGCTGCGGGGCGGCATTCTCGGAGGAATAGGCATCGGCTTCCTGCTGCTCGCGGCACATTTTGCCATGAGCTCGCAAATGCCGGGCATCCTTCAGTATGAGATCCCGATGGGCACCATCGCCATCCGCCTTGGCCCCGCCGTACAGAGTATCTATCTGCTGCTGATTTTCATGGAGATCTTCAGCACTTTTGTAGCCGACATCTACGGTGTCAGTATACAGCTTCAGCAGCGCCTGCCGGTCGCCCCCGTCCTTGTGACTCCACTCCTGATGCTGATCTGCTACGTGTTCAGCCAGTTTGGCTTCAGCTCGCTGCTGTCTATATTTTATCCCATCTTCGGTGCGGTGTCGCTGGTATGGGTCATAATGCTGCTGCGTGCCCCGATGTCCCCGCCCCCGCGCCCGGCAGATCCCCCCGGTAAGGACGGTAAGGGGATCACTATCGTCGCTGTTAAACCCGTGATCCGGATTACCCGGAAATAA
- a CDS encoding xanthine phosphoribosyltransferase → MELLKQRILEEGVVLSDQVLKLDALLNHQVDPMLTMEMGREFAGRFADAGVTRVVTVESSGIAVAFATAYEMKVPLVFARRKKTLLADPDALCERVPSFTKGIVTDIMLSRQFISPDDKVLFIDDIIANGDAARGLIKIIHRSGAELAGLGVVVEKSFQAGARTIREQGIRLESLVRIMSLSEGKIVFDE, encoded by the coding sequence ATGGAATTATTGAAACAACGGATTTTGGAGGAAGGGGTTGTCCTTTCCGATCAGGTGCTGAAGCTGGATGCTTTACTCAACCACCAGGTTGATCCTATGCTGACGATGGAAATGGGACGGGAGTTTGCCGGGAGATTTGCTGATGCTGGAGTTACCCGTGTGGTTACCGTGGAATCCTCGGGTATTGCCGTGGCATTTGCCACCGCTTATGAAATGAAGGTGCCGCTGGTGTTTGCCCGCCGCAAAAAAACGCTGCTCGCTGATCCGGATGCACTCTGTGAAAGAGTTCCTTCGTTCACCAAAGGCATCGTTACAGACATCATGCTCTCCCGGCAGTTTATCTCCCCGGATGACAAGGTGCTGTTTATCGATGATATCATTGCTAATGGCGATGCTGCGCGTGGTCTGATCAAAATTATCCACCGTTCCGGTGCCGAACTGGCCGGACTTGGTGTGGTTGTGGAGAAAAGCTTCCAGGCAGGGGCCAGAACCATCCGGGAACAGGGGATCCGGCTGGAGTCGCTTGTCCGCATTATGTCATTGAGTGAAGGGAAAATTGTCTTTGACGAATAA
- a CDS encoding class I SAM-dependent methyltransferase: MEATLEQITPVKTDVTALPFEKEFFDAVVSTDSYNYWGRDAEVVTIYEMESNEEVWADWLIQENEIAVNDRKTMGAGGGRYLNFIAFVLKKIIEPDAAVNEKSS; encoded by the coding sequence TTGGAAGCGACCCTTGAACAAATTACTCCCGTTAAGACTGACGTCACCGCCTTGCCCTTTGAAAAGGAATTTTTCGATGCGGTAGTCAGTACCGATTCGTATAATTACTGGGGCCGGGATGCCGAAGTAGTTACCATATACGAGATGGAAAGCAACGAGGAAGTTTGGGCAGATTGGCTGATCCAGGAAAATGAGATTGCGGTCAATGACCGCAAAACAATGGGCGCAGGCGGAGGGAGATATCTGAACTTTATCGCTTTTGTCTTGAAAAAAATAATTGAGCCGGACGCCGCTGTCAATGAAAAAAGCTCCTGA
- a CDS encoding sensor histidine kinase → MIKAKPNNSNLVFRMIYKRFLLIIAAILTISIVLGVMLFFRSQGYYADVIYNKQVERLGFVNRSIENEIEIVKRVQYNVMMNDSIESIRYFYESSTFFERYEMMEAMRGQMEALKNSSRLVADAKIYFKSVNKVIGSDEINDLDPAVWKDIGRDLFTDSSPVQNYHDRLIIKEALTESPGSGLPDCVIIVDLDKMAIEEQLKYAQLTDQDIIALADRHHHIIVSSTVDGYSLLKDTPELQKQIKLNGQKYEVIQSESSFLETRLFWLYVDNTNQVAVGISLTILLIFIVIIGLIILSGFLDSYRRVYNPLKILLEDAFQQVRAGNFKYRITKYEKSHLAPLYSSFNEMVSRIDTLIEKDLKQQLLISHAQLKHLQAQINPHFMYNSYYLLYRMIKMRDYENSVLLCEHLGKFYEYITRDGEDEKMLREEVEHARVYAAIQSYRFGHRVRVEFGDLPENWAYELIPRLIIQPLLENAFHYGFEKVSSSGGNILRISFHQVDKGLIICVENSGDDDEHTIQEISNLILRGNRDGEVTALSNIHKRLQIFFGPESGLAIVKSDLGGFRVEIHIPGQRTVETE, encoded by the coding sequence ATGATCAAAGCAAAGCCTAACAACAGCAATCTGGTGTTCAGAATGATTTACAAACGGTTTCTTCTTATCATCGCTGCGATTCTGACGATAAGCATCGTGCTTGGAGTGATGCTTTTCTTCCGCAGTCAGGGCTATTACGCGGACGTTATTTATAACAAGCAAGTAGAGCGATTAGGTTTCGTCAATAGAAGCATTGAGAATGAGATCGAAATTGTTAAACGGGTTCAGTACAATGTGATGATGAATGACAGCATTGAAAGCATCCGGTATTTCTATGAATCCAGCACGTTTTTTGAGCGCTATGAGATGATGGAAGCGATGAGGGGTCAAATGGAAGCTTTGAAGAACAGCAGCAGGCTTGTCGCCGATGCCAAAATTTACTTTAAATCGGTCAACAAAGTCATTGGCAGCGATGAAATCAATGATCTGGACCCCGCAGTATGGAAGGATATCGGGCGTGATTTATTTACAGACTCCTCCCCCGTCCAGAACTATCATGACCGGCTCATCATTAAGGAAGCGCTTACAGAATCACCCGGCAGCGGGCTTCCCGACTGTGTCATTATCGTCGATCTGGATAAGATGGCGATTGAGGAGCAGTTGAAATATGCTCAATTAACGGATCAGGATATTATCGCTTTAGCGGACCGGCATCATCATATTATCGTGTCCAGCACTGTTGACGGTTACTCCCTGCTGAAGGATACCCCGGAATTGCAAAAGCAAATCAAGCTGAACGGGCAGAAATATGAAGTGATCCAAAGCGAATCAAGCTTTTTGGAAACCAGACTGTTCTGGCTCTATGTCGATAATACGAATCAAGTTGCAGTAGGCATTAGTTTGACGATTTTGCTCATTTTTATCGTCATCATCGGGCTCATTATTTTGTCCGGCTTTCTCGATTCCTACCGCCGTGTGTACAATCCTTTGAAGATTCTGCTGGAAGATGCCTTCCAGCAGGTCAGGGCGGGCAATTTCAAATATAGAATTACGAAATACGAGAAGTCGCATCTGGCTCCTTTGTACAGCAGCTTCAATGAGATGGTTAGCCGTATAGACACCCTGATTGAAAAGGATTTGAAGCAGCAGCTGCTCATCAGCCATGCCCAGCTCAAGCATCTTCAAGCCCAGATCAACCCCCATTTTATGTACAACAGCTATTATCTTCTTTACCGCATGATCAAGATGAGGGATTACGAGAATAGCGTTTTATTATGCGAGCATCTCGGCAAGTTTTATGAATATATTACGCGGGACGGAGAGGATGAGAAAATGCTCCGCGAAGAAGTGGAGCATGCCCGCGTCTATGCTGCCATTCAGAGCTACCGGTTCGGGCACCGCGTCCGTGTTGAATTCGGCGATTTGCCGGAGAACTGGGCGTATGAGCTGATCCCCCGGTTAATTATTCAGCCGCTGCTTGAGAACGCTTTCCACTATGGCTTTGAGAAGGTATCCTCCAGCGGTGGCAATATTCTTCGCATCTCTTTTCATCAGGTTGATAAAGGACTGATCATTTGTGTTGAGAACAGCGGGGATGATGATGAGCATACCATTCAGGAAATAAGCAATCTCATTCTGAGAGGAAACCGGGACGGCGAAGTGACGGCTTTGTCCAACATTCATAAACGGCTGCAAATATTTTTCGGCCCTGAATCCGGTCTTGCGATTGTCAAGTCCGATCTTGGCGGTTTTCGCGTTGAAATCCATATTCCGGGACAAAGGACGGTGGAAACCGAATGA